The DNA region TTCCTTCGATAATGAGAGTAATAACAAATAGAAATCGTTCATCGTGAAATTTAGCTTCTCGAGattgaaatcattcttcttttgcaaCTCTGTCCATTTACATACATGAGCATTATTATCTTGCAATAATTGAATTACATTATCTAAGATAGGATGTTAGTATAAGAATATGAGAAGTAGGGGAAGAAGAGGTATGTGTTGGTTTACACACCGAATTTCAATGTGCTGAGTTtctcattgaaaatagaatGCATTTCATTGACCCTCTCATCTATTAGgtttatcaattttgtcGACTTTTCACGCACTTGAATACTTTCAATCTCTAATTTGGAAGCCCATTCCAAGATTTGCTTGTCCGCTTCGTTAATGCagatatcatcatcttcactTCCACTTGACCCGGGATTCTCTCTTACTGGAGAACTGACATCTGTAGAAATGTCTTCATCTGAATGCATCCTGTATGTAGCTCTGTCGTGTATTTCACTTTTATTGACATACACggttttttttctctaatcaattttatatatcttgatatttcaataacttGAATCAAGCACACAAACCACCGAGAGATATAGAGTCGCAAAAGGGGGGGTTGATGTCGCCGTTGTTGAAGGAGTATCTGAATAAGAAAGTCGTTATAGTGACCACAGAGGGTCAATGTGTGATTGGGACGCTGGAAGGATTCGATAAGAGTACGAATTTGTTGCTTTCGAGTGTATACGAGAGATTTGCCAAGCCAGAGGATATAACATCACAGGTGCAGATACTTCGAGGCAGTGAAGTTGTCTTGTGTGGACTATATGATGACAAAGCAGATCTTTTTGGTGGCACTGGCGGGAATGTGCCGTCTTTGAAAGATACAAAGAATAAGGTTAAAGATGAGCATCTTATATGGTTCAAAGTAGGAAGAAGTAAGTGACTTATTCCAACATCGTTTGCACTTCTTTCTTACTATATACTATGTACACATtctataataataaaggtttaatgtaatttttctcttctccAAGAGCAATATTGGATGGTATACCCAGTTTatacattttcattgaaactTCCATTAGGTAGTCTATCGATTCGTTGTATATCTTGgtcttttcaattgtgGGACCCCATACGAAAAGACCATGTCTTCTAACTATTACTGCACATGCATCAGGGTATTCTTCCATGGTTTCCACAAGATCATCATACAATTGATGTTCgaaatctttattttcaataattggtatcttcaaagtttcactaaatttcaaattcttgttGAATTGTAAATCCACAGGCAATGCCTTAATTTGTTcgatatttgaaatttcaaagacttTATCGTAAAGTAACGAAATTAGAATAGCATTGATAGAGTGCGTGTGAATGACAGCTTTGATCTTTGCAGTCTTATCGTAGCAGGCTTTGAATAACGGCGTACAATCACTAGGCTTTAACCCCGCTGGAATGTGAGTAAATTCGTCATTTTCCATTACACAGATCTCGTTTGGTCTCATTAATTCCTTTTGGACACCGGATGGCGTAATGTAGATTTTGTCGTCATCTTTAATAGAGAGTCCACCTGCAGATCCGCAACACCAGTTCTTCTCGTAAAATTGCTTGGATAATGCACATATCTGCGAAGCCACAGCGTTGAAATCAGTCTCACTCATTGTTCGATGGGCTCACTGATACCAACAGCATCCTCCAtactaaatttttttttcgatgTATTCTATATTTTTGGCATCTAATAGAAAAGAAGGTACCAAGCCAGCTGgataattgaaattcaatggCTGAGAACTTCACAATGTGGTAATATAACCAAGGTTAGATGTCTAATAAGTCTGTAAAGAGTAATGCTATCTTATTTGATGGATCTAGGAAATTGGACTTTGACGAACCCTAGGGtttggaaattttcaactgTATTTGTATGCAAGCGACATTCAAACCCTAAGTTGTATCCGGGCACTTCTAGATTGAACCCTATATGTCGGgtaatgatttttttagGCGTTTCGAGTTTTCCcgtctttttttttgtgtgtaaataaataaaagaaacattAACGATGTTAAATATTTGTATTAGAGGAACGCATCGAATTCAGCAATTGGGGTTTTGTGTGATCTAATTCTCGAGAAAACTTGCTTTACCTTTAATACTCCTCATCTCTATTGAAGAACAAGAGAAATCCTATTTTGCTAACTAAACTGGAGAATGAGCGGTAGTAATAACGATAATGATGTGGATTTCGATAAATTACCCTTAGATGAGAGATTATCCCACAAGAGCTGGAAGGGTAGATTAAATGGGTATCAGGAACTGAGTAAATCTTTTAGTCTAGATGAATCAATGGCTAAAGAGAAGGAGATCAAACGATTTTGGAATGATccaacaattttcaataaattcattacAGATTCTAATGTTGTGGCCCAGGAACAAGCTGTGGTGGCATTAGAGTCACTGATTGAACTGTTCAAACCCCTAACGGTGCATGTTGACAACAAGTCttcaaatcatttgaataattggATTCCTCTATTGATTGAAAAGGGCCTTGGTTCCTCAAGACCAACCACAAAGACTAAGAGTTTAAACTGTATTTTACTTCTTTGCTCTTTGGATAATACGATTGATAATACCATCGATCTAATTTTGCCATTCttggagaagaagatacCAAAATTACTTTCATCAGTATTAAATTGTCTATCAACAATAATTAAATCgtttgatatttcaaattgtttaaataataatttcttACAAAAGATTTTACTTCCATTACCAAGATTAGCAGGTCATGCTGATAAAAATGTTAGATCAGAGACAATGAATTTAATcttacaaatttttataaagACCGGTAAAGACAAAAATATGTTGAGCGATTTACTATTAGTAGATTTAAAACCTATTCAACAACGTGATTTGgataaattattcaataaagagattgaaaatCCTACTTCTGTCGAGAATAACTCAATTCCATTTGAATCTAAGAGAAGACAAGCCATAGCTTTAcaaatggaaaatgaaCTAAACCAATTACCTGTGGATAAAGATGGCGACACTTTAATGGACATGAATAATGAACCTGAACCACGACCAAGTATTGATCCATTCACTTTACTGCCTGAAGAGAcgattttgaatcaattaccagaagattttgaaaatagaatTAAATCAGTCAAATGGAAAGATAGAGTCGATGctttagaagaattttataataattGTTTGGCTAAAGTTAAGAGAATATCAACTAAAGATAATTATAATCATTTACTGAGATTATATTccaatattattgaaaaagatgcaAATTTACAGGCTGTATTAATATCTTCacaatcaattgaaataattttggaGAAATTAGGTCCACAAAATGTTCCTAAGGACTATATtttaacaattttcaaagcattattatttagaatcaaagagaaaaaacCAAATGTAATAGAATCTTTAAGACaaactttattattatgCTGTAAAATTCATAATCCTTTAATTATTGAAAACGAAGATTTATTGGACgatattcttgaaaatatgaaaCACAAGATACCACAAGTAAGATCTGAATCAACCCTTTTATTCAATAgtattttacaaaataattcGATACCAAATAAGCAGATATTGATTAAAAGAGTCAATGTGGCAGattccaaagaaaatttgataacCATTGTAACGAAGATTGTTAATGATACACAGCAATCAATTAGAACGTTAGGATTCTATTGTTTTGCCATATTAATTAAGATATTGGgttataaatatttcagtGATTCATTAGGTAAGATTGATCAtcaaaaaaggaaaaagattgaagatttaataaatggtgatgaaataaagataaaggataataataataataataataataataataataataataatggtattTTATCGAATAACCCTCAAGTGACCAAGATAATACCTTCAAAACGTATTGCAAGTTCACCactaagaaaaatgaatggTATTCCTACTAATAATCATCGTCAATTGACATCCAGTGATAAGAtcttaaataatttgaatgaaaatgtgGTGTCAGCTAGGGATGGTAAAAGATTTTTAAAGTTACCTAAACCTGAATTGGAgagcaaaaaaattgcatcTAATAATGGCGGCgataatactaataataatgagaATTTAATTTTGCGTCAAGAGTATGAACTAATTAAAGCtgaaaatgacaaattacaaaagcaattaattgaattaaataatgaaaatgaagagataaaattgaataataataaattgaatgataaaGTAATTTCGTTTGAGgagaagataaaaaaacTTGATTTAAATGTGAATCTTTTAAgagatgaaattaataataaagatttgaatttaaagaataatagctttgaaattagtaaattgaatgataagattaaattattagagaatgaaaatgagaaattattgaaaagagtgaataataatgaagatgttgTAAATGTAGGAGGAGTTTATTctagtgatgatgatttacaaagaaaagttaAATCATTAAAGATAAATGCTAATTCAAGTCCCAGTGCGAGCCCGATGCTATCGAGTACAACTGGTATACTAAGTGATAGTAACAACGATGATAACGAAGAGAGTTGGAAGCGTGCAGCGGAGGTGACGAAGATTCTGAAAGCTCGAATTGAGAAGATGAGATCGAGAAACGGTAAGTAATTTGTAATTaattacaaatatatatatattttttttcttttagaaaaaggattatttatttatgtTTTGTTTGCGCAGTTCGGAGTCAAAAGCACGGTGAGCGACTGCACAAATCAATAAACATGTGTATACAAAGAGACAAACATTACGACAAATAAAAGCAACTGTATAGTAAGTAGGATTAAACATGTATAGATGGCACTCGAAACGTGAGTTCAATCTGTGAACAGTTTAATTTTTCGGGTATATCTGGTGAGATCGAGAGAGGATCTATATAAATTACCCGCACACCTTTGCGCCGCACGATCCTTGGAGATAACTCTCGTAGAACTCGCCATTGACCTTTCAGCGGCTAGCAACGATCATTTTccctttctttttctgtttttcTGGATCTCCCGCCAGTGATAGTTCTCGTTGGCCCCTCCCCTCGCCCCCCACACATCCCACTGTGCACCAACGATCTTACCACCGGCACACGTCGTCGTCGCCCATCGGGAATTGTCTCACTAAGATTTTTCAGCAATCTGTTTTTTTCCCGACAGAGTAAACAAGCTTCACCCAGGCACCagtcaaaatatttctttttatagCTTCTCGTTTTGAGTGGGAGCGCGTCTGAAGCCCGTGGTGCAAGAGTTTTCCTGTGGGGGGGGTGGGTAGGGaaacatcttttttttttctgacGACAGCAGCCGTACAAAAGCCTCTGGGCGTGTTTTCCGTTGACTGAGtgaattttgtttttcccTTTAAACGCATATTTCCACTACTTGCATATTTTATTTGCTTATCATCGCATTTTatgcaaatttttcaaagcgACGGCGCATGGCGTGTCAAAATCGTATCAACCAACCCTACGAAGAATAACCGCTAAGTGCTCTCTGGTATTCCCATTCCCAATCCCATTCCCACTCGCTGTCTCTCTACATGAAatgaatattcaaaataacTTTatgtgaaaatttttttcactttattCGTTTTGGAAAATCAACTCATCGCccaattttattcaattattcaaatcaaaatcaaatctcTTTACAGTAGATCAACTCCTAAGATTTCAACTGCAATATCTTCTTTACCACTGAGCAAAATTCTacatgaaaaaattttctttctcaattcttgtttttttatatataagaacCTTGTCAATTcctattttcaataatttgtaGTTCAATTATCTCTTCTTATTCtatactatttttttttttttcctaaTATAACCACCCAATTTACATATTCACAATGGCTGAAATTACTTTaggtaaatatttattcGAAAGATTAGCTCAAGTCGATGTCAAAACCATCTTCGGTTTACCAGGTGACTTCAACTTATCCTTATTAGATAAGATCTACGAAGTCCCAGGTATGAGATGGGCCGGTAACGCTAACGAATTAAACGCTGCTTACGCTGCTGATGGTTACGCTAGAATCAAGGGTATGTCTTGTATCATCACCACTTTCGGTGTCGGTGAATTATCCGCTTTAAACGGTATTGCCGGTTCTTACGCTGAACACGTCGGTGTCTTACATGTTGTTGGTGTCCCATCCATCTCTTCCCAAGCTAAGcaattattattacatCACACCTTAGGTAACGGTGACTTCACTGTCTTCCACAGAATGTCCGCCAACATCTCTGAAACTACCGCTATGGTCACTGACATTGCCACTGCTCCAGCTGAAATTGACAGATGTATCAGAACTACTTACGTCACCCAAAGACCAGTTTACTTAGGTTTACCAGCTAACTTAGTCGACTTAAAGGTCCCAGCTAAGTTATTAGAAACCCCAATTGACTTATCTTTGAAACCAAATGACGCTGAAGCTGAAAAGGAAGTCGTTGACACCATCTTATCTTTAATCAAGGATGCTAAGAACCCAGTTATCTTATCTGATGCTTGTGCTTCCAGACACGATGTTAAGGCTGAAACTAAGCAATTAATTGACGCCACTCAATTCCCAGCTTTCACCACCCCAATGGGTAAGGGTTCCATCGATGAACAACACCCAAGATTCGGTGGTGTTTACGTCGGTACTTTATCCAGACCAGAAGTTAAGGAAGCCGTTGAATCTGCTGACTTAATCTTATCTGTCGGTGCTTTATTATCCGATTTCAACACTGGTTCTTTCTCTTACTCTTACAAGACCAAGAACATTATCGAATTCCACTCTGACTACACCAAGATCAGGAACGCTACCTTCCCAGGTGTCCAAATGAAATTCGTcttaagaaaattattagcCTCTGTTGCTGACGCTGCCAAGGGTTACAAGCCAGTTGCTGTCCCAGCTAGAGTCCCAGAAAACAAGGCCTGCGACCCATCTACTCCATTAGCTCAAGAATGGATGTGGAACCAATGTGCTAAGTTCTTCCAAGAAGGTGATGTTATCATCACTGAAACCGGTACTTCTGCTTTCGGTATCAACCAATCCTTATTCCCAAACAACTCTGTCGGTATTTCTCAAGTCTTATGGGGTTCTATTGGTTTCACCGGTGGTGCTGTCTTAGGTGCTGCTTTCGCCGCTGAAGAAATCGATCCAAAGAAGAGAGTTATCTTATTCATTGGTGACGGTTCTTTACAATTAACTGTCCAAGAAATCTCCACCATGATCAGATGGAACTTGAAGCCATACTTATTCGTCTTAAACAACGACGGTTACaccattgaaagattaatTCACGGTGAAAAGGCTGGTTACAATGACATTCAAAACTGGAAGCACTTAATGTTATTAGAAACCTTCGGTGCTAAGGACTACGAAAACCACAGAGTCGCTACTACCGGTGAATGGGATGCTTTAATGGGTGACAAGGAATTCAACAAGAACTCCAGAATCAGAATGATCGAAGTTATGTTACCAGTTATGGATGCTCCATCTAACTTAGTCCAACAAGCTAAGATCACTGCTGCTACTAACGCTAAGCAAGATTAAACTATTTTAACTTCTGATTGTTAAAGTTGTTTTCTCTTTTATAGATTATGTAGTTTAAAATCTTTTATAATTTAAAGAATATGTTTACGTAAATTACGTTTCTGTTACAACTTATTTGCTGTTAAGGTTGAAAGGGAGGATTACTCAATTACATATACATTTATTCAATGAGGAAATATTGGTGGTTACAATTCTTACGTGAGGGACCGGTGGGGAAAATGAAGTGTTTCTATATGAGACAAAGGGCAGCTGTCGTATTAATATACTTTCAGCTCTACgtataaaaaaaatctccGCGACGGGGAATTGAACCCCGATCTGGCACGCGACAAGCGCCCATTCTCACCATTAAACTATCGCggattttgaagaagaaagagagcaCTCACGCTGGGGGTCGAACCCAGAATCTTCTGATTAGAAGTCAGACGCGTTGCCATTACGCCACGCGAGCTCAATTTCTGATTTTTGTTGAGACAGAAAGACCACCATACCAATATGGATATGCAAGTGGTCTCATCTTCTGTTCATATTGTGTCTCATCATTTACCAATCTATAATATTCTCGTCCAACAATATGttgctggaaatggcaatataccgacatttcaatgttttgatagttagcatgacaaatttagaatgttacagaagatatgaacaataattatggtgtgataaacacgacaATGTATTGACACGAACCATATATGgcgtgataaacacgaatacatattatcatgcaataattatggtacGATAATTATGACAACGTATTGGCTCATAACTCTAGAACATGATAATTGgcataaatcaaaatgtgttggaaaaggtataaatactcaggtgaacactgaagtttgatcaacGTTTGTGTCActtcatattattttttattatgattatgttttatatataaccagtgCATTAGTTGGTATAAccactgattaataagaattattttaattattttgctgacatccacaacatgaacaatattaaagaaaataatataaaggaatcatcctctgatcttccttcaCGTCATATGTGTGTAGTATTATAGACCCAGTATACTCTCGTTCTAACAAGTCGCAAAGCaatttttctatatttctttttcacGTATCGTGAGATGATGTTGGGACGTATTTCAGGCAAAACTACTTTTTGTCTTCGTGTCCTGTTCCATCAAATGAAGCATAGTACCAACTACCGAATCCTGCTACCATCCGGACACTTGTCATCCTTTCCCCACAAATAACTGCATTGTTACTTAGAGGGCAATGTTGTATAAGCTAATGTGACCCATCTTCAAGTGGTGTCCCTCGAGCATTGTCTTCTCTTCAGAAATCAACTTATTTTCTGGATAAGTTAAGCAATTTCGGATTTTCCTGCGGAGGCACCCTCGTCATTTCACCACTTTCGCACAGAAATTCCCGTACTCCGCACTTCTTTTCGAGAAATTGATCTGCAGTTGCAACAGATCAATATGAACATTAGCGAAACCGAaccttgaaaaattctcaAGAGACTTGGGACATGCCATCATAGAAGCTTTTAAGATGAGTTGTTGAGGCCCCGCTTGTACAACTCAGTGGGTCCAACTGTTCTATTCCCGCAATATGAGGATAGTACATTGTACACAtacaatatcaaaaaatgtatTATAAATATGCTAGATAGTATGACGAACTTGGgataattcttttaatcTCTCTTTTGTTACAATACTACAACAAACAAACAACAATAAACTAAAATATGATAACAAACAATATTTCTAAATCTCATTCAGCGCCAGACTCCGTTCATTCGGTTCCTTCAAATGGAAAAGATGAAAACATGGTCTTGGAAGTTGGTGCTTCTGAACAAAACGTACCCGTTGAAATTCCCAAGAAGCCAGCTTCTGCTTACATTACCGTTGTCATAATTTGTCTAATGGTTGCATTTGGTGGTTTTGTCTTCGGTTGGGATACTGGTACCATTTCCGGGTTTTTAGCTCAGACTGACTTCTTAAGAAGATTCGGTGAATTACAAGCTGATGGAACTTACGCTTTCTCCAACATTAGAACTGGTCTTGTTGTCTCCATTTTCTGTCTCGGCTGCGCAATCGGTGGTATTCTCTTCTCTAAATTAGGTGACACTTACGGTCGTAGAATTGCTTTGGTTATTGTCACCCTCGTCTATATGGTTGGTATTGTCATTTGTATCTCAGCTAATTCAAAATGGTATCAATATGCCATCGGAAGAGTCTTTGCTGGTTTGGGTGTTGGCGGTATTGCTGTTTACTCCCCACTATTAATTTCTGAAGCCTCTCCAAAACATTTAAGAGGTACTTTAGTCTCATGCTACCAATTGATGATTACTGCCGGTATCTTTGTCGGTTACATCTTAAACTACATTACTAAATCAACCTTAACCAACTCGTTACAATGGAGACTCCCATTAGGTCTAGGTTTCCTCTGGGCTATCTTAATGATTGTTGCTATGTTCTTTGTTCCAGAATCTCCACGTTACTTAATTGAAGTCGGCAAGATTGAAGAAGCCAGACGTTCTGTCGCAAGATCTAACAAGATCGACGTCGAAGACCCTGCTGTTACTGTCGAAGTTGAATTCTTATCCGCTGCTGTCGAAGCTGAAAGAGCTGCCGGTAGTGCTTCTTGGGGTGAATTATTTTCTACCAACGGTAAGGTTCTACAACGTTTAATTATGGGTATTTGTGTCCAATCATTGCAACAATTAACCGGTGCTAACTACTTCTTCTACTATGGTACTACTATTTTCAAGTCTATTGGTTTAGAAGATTCTTTCCAAACTTCTATCATTATCGGTGTTGTTAATTTTGCCTCTACTTTCGTGGGTATCTACTTCGTTGAAAGATTCGGCCGTCGTAGATGTCTATTATGGGGTGCTGCTGTTATGACTGTCTGTTTCGCAATTTATGGTGCTATTGGTGTCAAAGCCTTATATCCAAATGGTGAAAGTCAACCATCCTCCAAATCAGCTGGTAACGTCATGATTGTCTTTACTTGTTTCTACATCTTCTCATTTGCTACCACATGGGCTCCAATTGCATTCGTAATCGTTGCTGAAACTTTCCCATTAAGAGTCAAGGCCAAGGGTATGGCTGTATCAGTTGGTGCTAACTGGACATGGAATTTCTTGATTGGTTTCTTCACCCCATTCATCACTGGCGCCATTAACTTCTACTATGGTTTCGTCTTCATGGGCTGTTTGATCGTTGCTTGGGTCTacgtcttcttcttcgttcCAGAAACCAAAGGTCTATCTCTAGAAGAAGTTAACACCATGTGGGAAGAAGGTGTATTACCATGGAAATCAGCTAACTGGGTCCCACCAGCAAGAAGAGATGCCGATTACAACGTTCAAGATTTCGTAAAGAATTAATAACGACTCTCATATTACtaatgatttcttttttatataatatacaCGACAGGAAATGAAATGCAATATATATTCCGTAACTAAATAAATTCatgatttgattcaatatttAACAGTACCTGAAAAATGTCACATCCAAGGCTGTCAGACATATCGACCTAGCACAGCCATATAGATAACTACGAGACCCATCAAGTAACTAAAAACAAGTTGACCATTTTTTCTAATGTATGGTTATAACATAACTGAGTCATTCGACCAGCATGTTCACCACTATACATTTTGCAACGCAAGTACTAGTATATCGAAAGTAACGAAGGAGAAAAAAACCCTTGCTATTTATTTGTAATGGATATACATAGTTTAACGTATGTACATACTTGAGTGATCATTTCGACTATAAAATAGTAACGGTTATTAACGCCCTTTATGACGAAATGCTGTTGAGGTATTATTTAAACAGCAAAGCTTTCTGCGTGAAAACGCAAGCCCCCGTCAGTTGCCCATCGTCCTGTACTTTCAACCAAACTTTGCGGTCCAGCGGCTACGACCCACACCTCTGACAGTCTGCTAATATGTGAGTCTGAGCCACTTGAATCAATATCTCCGTTGCAAAGACTATTAGGAGTTATAGGCCCTGGACATTCAGTTTCTAAGCACCAAGCGTAATGCTCATTATTTAAAGTTGGTCTCCCATAAAAGACCTTCACTCCCGACGGAATCTTAATCTTGGAATCAATTGGACACGATAATTTTGGGGAGGCTTCTTCATCCTGAGTAATCGATAAACTAGCAGGTGACAAATTCGTAGAAGGAGCATCTATAACAACAGGGTCTCTAAACGCACTCTCGGAAGGAAATTTCAGATCAGACTTATCACcatttccatttttaaaagattttttattttttggtgTATAGGTACCtgtaaaatcaatttcatcatgACTACTCGACGTTATTGCATTCATTGAACCgaaatttctctttgtaTTTGGTTGGTCATTGCCTGTTCtcaaaagagaaatattCTCTGCTAAAGTCCCTTGTTCTTCTGTCTCTCTTTCAGATTCTTCCGAATAATCTAAATCAATATCTTGTTCCTCAACTTCCTGTCCACTAATGTAGACTTCTAATCCTTCCGAATTATGTTTGAAGTATTGTAAAAGTTTCAAGTCTCTATAGTCTCTACAGACCCAAATTAACCTCACATTTACACCATTAAATTTTAAGATCCTTAACAGTGGCAGACCAAATGCGATGGCAGAACCTCCAACACAGATTAAAACCCTTCTTGCATTGATTATGTACGTCATAGGAGATGGTATAGCAGCAAGCGACGCACGTCTAATGCGCCAAGAGTGTGATACTGTTGGTTTAGTAATGAAGTTTAGTATAGGTTCGTACGAGCCCGTGATATAATAGGTAGATCCATTTCTTAGGGGAAATCTACCATTCCGAATGATTAACCTAGCTGTTTCATCTGTTGGTAGGCTAGCCAAAGTAAATGGATGCTGTAGTCGAATAAGATTAGATATCCATCGTTTTATAAAGTTTCCATGACATATATTGACCCGTACATGACATGAGGGCAAGATAGGCTTTCTAACCAGATCCTTTGTTGGAAACTCGACGACGGTAAGATTAGGTGACAAAGGAATGACAATAAACTTTGTCAAACTTGTATGGTATGCTCTATATGCAATTTGGTAAACTAAAATACAACAATTCAATGTGGTGTAATATGGAATCCCAGGTCTAGCGTGGAAATGCAGCAAAAATACAGTAGACCATGTACAGATATAGTGAACGTAGTAGAACAATCGAAAGTTTAGTCTTCTTACTTTCCAAATAGAAGTAATACCAATCAGTGCAAACAGTACCATAGCCAAAACACCATAAAGG from Kazachstania africana CBS 2517 chromosome 5, complete genome includes:
- the FRE8 gene encoding putative ferric-chelate reductase (similar to Saccharomyces cerevisiae FRE8 (YLR047C); ancestral locus Anc_5.117), which encodes MKFDSIINWFKSNLPNFENETDRITRTLNISKYSRFCFIFATCFICFFIPLWHFLSLTRPFFRSAHILKHHILKRGTWIHRLPIYHNQSLRICLFWFTICVIGTFYNTGRDLVQITKRMGRIAVALMPPLLFLTLRPSPLPQTLYLSLLPFHKWLSRIVVLESLLHTIFYSYYMCWKGAFLLKMKKPANLYGVLAMVLFALIGITSIWKVRRLNFRLFYYVHYICTWSTVFLLHFHARPGIPYYTTLNCCILVYQIAYRAYHTSLTKFIVIPLSPNLTVVEFPTKDLVRKPILPSCHVRVNICHGNFIKRWISNLIRLQHPFTLASLPTDETARLIIRNGRFPLRNGSTYYITGSYEPILNFITKPTVSHSWRIRRASLAAIPSPMTYIINARRVLICVGGSAIAFGLPLLRILKFNGVNVRLIWVCRDYRDLKLLQYFKHNSEGLEVYISGQEVEEQDIDLDYSEESERETEEQGTLAENISLLRTGNDQPNTKRNFGSMNAITSSSHDEIDFTGTYTPKNKKSFKNGNGDKSDLKFPSESAFRDPVVIDAPSTNLSPASLSITQDEEASPKLSCPIDSKIKIPSGVKVFYGRPTLNNEHYAWCLETECPGPITPNSLCNGDIDSSGSDSHISRLSEVWVVAAGPQSLVESTGRWATDGGLRFHAESFAV